A part of Gramella sp. MAR_2010_147 genomic DNA contains:
- the ftsY gene encoding signal recognition particle-docking protein FtsY — protein MSLFKKIFNKEKKENLDKGLEKSKTNFFDKMSKAVAGKSKVDEEVLDDLEDVLVSSDVGVATTVKIINRIEERVARDKYLGTDELNKILREEIAALLSETNTGEDSEISVPENKKPYVIMVVGVNGVGKTTTIGKLAHQFKSKGQKVVLGAADTFRAAAIDQLQIWADRTDVPIIKQKMGSDPASVAFDTVQSAVKMDADVVLIDTAGRLHNKVNLMNELTKVKRVMQKTIPDAPHEVLLVLDGSTGQNAFEQAKQFTAATEVTSLAVTKLDGTAKGGVVIGISDQFKIPVKYIGVGEGIEDLQVFNKYEFVDSFFK, from the coding sequence ATGAGTTTATTTAAAAAGATATTTAATAAAGAGAAAAAAGAAAATCTGGATAAGGGATTGGAAAAATCTAAAACCAATTTCTTTGATAAGATGAGTAAGGCTGTGGCCGGAAAATCTAAAGTAGATGAAGAAGTTCTTGATGATCTGGAAGATGTGCTTGTGAGCAGTGATGTGGGGGTTGCTACCACTGTGAAGATCATTAATAGAATTGAAGAAAGGGTAGCAAGAGATAAATATCTTGGTACCGATGAACTGAATAAAATACTTCGCGAGGAGATCGCCGCATTACTTTCGGAAACTAATACCGGAGAGGATTCAGAAATATCTGTTCCTGAAAATAAGAAACCATATGTTATTATGGTGGTTGGAGTAAATGGTGTTGGAAAAACAACAACTATTGGTAAGCTAGCACATCAATTTAAAAGTAAAGGTCAGAAAGTGGTTCTTGGAGCTGCAGATACTTTTAGAGCCGCGGCTATAGATCAGCTTCAAATTTGGGCAGATCGAACCGATGTTCCTATCATTAAACAGAAGATGGGTAGCGATCCTGCTTCTGTGGCTTTTGATACTGTGCAGAGTGCCGTAAAAATGGATGCTGATGTGGTTTTGATTGATACCGCTGGAAGACTTCACAACAAGGTAAACCTGATGAATGAGCTTACCAAAGTAAAAAGAGTGATGCAGAAAACTATTCCCGATGCGCCACATGAGGTCTTGTTGGTGCTGGATGGTTCTACCGGTCAGAATGCTTTTGAACAGGCCAAACAATTCACTGCGGCTACAGAAGTGACTTCTCTGGCTGTTACAAAACTGGACGGTACTGCTAAAGGTGGTGTAGTGATTGGCATTAGCGATCAATTTAAGATCCCTGTTAAGTATATTGGTGTTGGAGAAGGAATTGAGGATCTACAGGTATTTAATAAATATGAATTTGTAGACTCTTTCTTTAAATAA
- a CDS encoding VTT domain-containing protein yields MSKKLSYIITGSIIAGLILLYFLYPPFQEFINNTWQILWSKDENKIQDHFKSFGFWGPIAIILVIILQIFLVVFPSWLPMIVAVLAYGFWGGALISIVGVFCASSIAFYIGKWLGEDHLEEIMGKSKNKKVEFWVSEYGFWTIAIFRISPFLSNDAISIVAGMLSMTYKKFILATLTGIIPLSFAIAYFGQDIDQLKNGLYWIGGAGILIYGIYVYIDYRKGKKKRKD; encoded by the coding sequence TTGTCTAAAAAGCTGTCTTATATAATTACCGGAAGTATTATCGCTGGTTTAATACTTTTATATTTTCTGTATCCTCCATTTCAGGAGTTCATTAATAATACCTGGCAGATCTTATGGAGTAAAGACGAAAATAAGATTCAGGATCATTTTAAAAGTTTTGGGTTCTGGGGACCAATTGCTATCATACTGGTAATAATATTACAAATTTTCCTGGTGGTTTTTCCATCATGGCTCCCCATGATCGTTGCGGTACTGGCTTATGGATTCTGGGGCGGCGCTTTGATCTCTATTGTAGGTGTTTTCTGTGCTTCTTCAATAGCTTTTTATATTGGAAAATGGCTTGGAGAAGATCATCTGGAAGAAATCATGGGAAAATCAAAAAATAAAAAGGTTGAATTCTGGGTTTCAGAATATGGATTCTGGACCATCGCTATTTTTCGTATTTCTCCTTTCCTTTCCAATGATGCTATTAGCATTGTGGCTGGCATGTTGAGTATGACTTACAAGAAATTTATTCTCGCTACCTTAACCGGGATTATACCGCTCTCTTTTGCCATTGCCTATTTTGGCCAGGATATAGATCAGTTAAAAAACGGGCTTTACTGGATTGGAGGCGCCGGAATTCTGATTTACGGCATCTATGTTTATATAGATTACCGAAAAGGAAAAAAGAAAAGAAAGGATTAG
- the rimO gene encoding 30S ribosomal protein S12 methylthiotransferase RimO codes for MRTKSLKKNRINVVTLGCSKNVYDSEVLMGQLKANDKDVVHEEDGNIVVINTCGFIDNAKEQSVNTILEFVEKKQQGDVDKVFVTGCLSERYKPDLQNEIPDVDQYFGTTELPCLLKALEADYKHELIGERLTTTPKNYAYLKIAEGCDRPCSFCAIPLMRGGHKSTPIENLVTEAKKLAANGVKELILIAQDLTYYGLDLYKKRNLAELLENLVKVEGIEWIRLHYAFPTGFPMDVLEVMKREPKVCNYLDIPLQHISDDLLKSMRRGTTHEKTTKLLKEFRKTVPEMAIRTTLIVGYPGETEEHFQELKEWVKEMRFERLGCFTYSHEENTHAYNLEDDVPQEIKQERANEIMEIQSQISWELNQQKIGEIFKVVIDRKEGNYFIGRTEFDSPDVDNEVLIDATSVYLKTGDYYEVKITDAADFDLYGEALNVTAEKPKRKEIKVRTE; via the coding sequence ATGAGGACGAAGTCACTAAAGAAGAACAGGATCAATGTGGTAACCCTTGGTTGTAGCAAGAATGTTTATGACTCTGAGGTTTTGATGGGACAGCTGAAGGCGAATGATAAAGACGTGGTACATGAAGAAGACGGGAATATTGTAGTGATAAACACCTGTGGGTTTATTGATAATGCTAAAGAACAGTCTGTAAATACCATTCTAGAATTCGTTGAGAAAAAGCAGCAGGGTGATGTAGATAAGGTCTTTGTGACCGGTTGTTTAAGTGAACGCTATAAACCAGATCTCCAAAATGAAATTCCAGATGTAGACCAGTATTTTGGAACTACAGAACTTCCCTGCCTTTTGAAAGCGCTCGAAGCCGATTATAAACATGAATTGATCGGAGAACGCTTAACTACCACTCCAAAAAATTACGCATATTTAAAGATTGCTGAAGGCTGTGATCGTCCATGTTCTTTTTGCGCCATCCCATTAATGCGTGGCGGACATAAATCTACACCTATTGAAAATCTTGTTACCGAAGCTAAGAAGCTTGCGGCAAACGGCGTAAAAGAATTGATATTGATCGCACAGGATCTTACTTATTATGGTCTTGATCTTTATAAAAAACGAAATCTGGCCGAGTTGCTTGAAAATCTGGTTAAGGTTGAAGGTATTGAGTGGATACGTTTGCATTATGCTTTTCCAACAGGATTTCCAATGGATGTTTTGGAGGTGATGAAACGGGAGCCAAAAGTTTGTAATTATCTGGACATTCCACTTCAGCATATTTCAGATGATCTTCTAAAGTCGATGCGCAGAGGAACCACTCATGAAAAAACAACTAAACTCCTGAAAGAATTCAGGAAAACAGTGCCGGAAATGGCAATAAGGACCACCCTTATTGTGGGTTATCCTGGGGAAACAGAAGAGCATTTTCAGGAATTGAAAGAATGGGTAAAAGAGATGCGTTTTGAGCGTCTTGGTTGTTTTACCTATTCTCATGAAGAAAACACACATGCATATAATCTGGAGGATGATGTTCCGCAGGAAATAAAGCAGGAGCGCGCTAACGAGATCATGGAAATTCAATCACAGATCTCCTGGGAGCTTAATCAGCAGAAAATTGGTGAGATCTTCAAGGTGGTGATAGATAGAAAAGAAGGAAACTATTTTATTGGTCGTACAGAATTTGATTCACCAGATGTAGATAATGAGGTATTAATTGACGCCACTTCGGTATACCTTAAAACAGGTGATTACTACGAGGTGAAGATCACCGATGCTGCAGATTTTGACCTTTATGGGGAAGCTTTGAATGTGACTGCTGAAAAACCTAAACGAAAAGAAATAAAGGTTAGAACTGAATAA
- the rpmG gene encoding 50S ribosomal protein L33: MAKKGNRVQVILECTEHKTSGQPGTSRYITTKNKKNTPDRIELKKFNPILKKMTVHKEIK; encoded by the coding sequence ATGGCAAAGAAAGGTAACAGAGTTCAGGTAATCCTAGAGTGTACAGAGCATAAGACTTCTGGACAACCAGGTACTTCAAGATATATTACTACAAAAAATAAGAAGAATACACCGGATAGAATCGAGTTGAAGAAATTCAACCCAATTCTTAAGAAAATGACGGTTCATAAAGAAATTAAATAA
- a CDS encoding fumarylacetoacetate hydrolase family protein, with the protein MKIICVGRNYTEHIEELKNERPEDPVIFQKPDTSILLKKQPFFIPDFSNDVHYEVEVLIKIKKIGKHIQEKFAHKYYDEVGLGIDFTARDLQQKLKEKGLPWEKAKAFDGAAVVGNKWLDKSELSNVNNLSFSLQRNDEMVQQGNTSHMLWKIDELIAYISTYFTLKIGDVIFTGTPAGVGKVNPDDRLTGFLEDNKMFSIKVK; encoded by the coding sequence ATGAAGATCATTTGTGTAGGTCGTAATTATACAGAGCATATAGAGGAATTAAAGAACGAAAGACCTGAAGATCCTGTGATCTTTCAAAAACCGGATACCTCGATATTATTAAAAAAACAACCCTTCTTTATTCCAGATTTTTCTAATGATGTTCACTACGAGGTGGAAGTTCTAATAAAGATCAAAAAGATAGGAAAACATATTCAGGAGAAATTTGCACATAAATATTATGATGAAGTAGGTTTGGGAATAGACTTTACGGCAAGGGATCTTCAGCAAAAATTAAAGGAGAAAGGCCTGCCGTGGGAAAAAGCTAAAGCATTTGATGGTGCAGCGGTAGTCGGAAATAAGTGGTTGGATAAGAGTGAGTTGTCTAATGTGAACAATCTTAGCTTTAGTCTGCAAAGAAACGATGAGATGGTTCAGCAGGGAAATACCTCCCATATGCTTTGGAAAATTGATGAATTAATTGCTTATATTTCGACGTATTTCACCCTAAAAATAGGGGATGTTATATTTACAGGAACTCCTGCAGGTGTAGGAAAAGTTAATCCTGATGATAGGTTAACCGGATTCCTGGAAGACAATAAAATGTTCTCTATTAAAGTAAAATAA
- a CDS encoding DUF4295 domain-containing protein — translation MAKKSVASIQTGSKRLTKAIKMVKSEKTGAYTFVEQIMAPEDVNDFLKK, via the coding sequence ATGGCAAAGAAATCAGTAGCATCTATTCAAACAGGATCTAAAAGATTAACCAAAGCGATAAAAATGGTTAAATCTGAGAAAACTGGCGCCTACACTTTTGTAGAACAAATCATGGCTCCGGAAGACGTAAACGACTTCTTGAAGAAGTAA
- a CDS encoding competence/damage-inducible protein A has product MRAEIITIGDEILIGQIVDTNSAYISKELNKIGVSVHQITSIQDERNHILQALKEASERADIIIVTGGLGPTKDDITKKCLCEFFNDDLVRNDSVLKHIEQLFDKYVDTPISDLNRDQAMLPSKSIALHNEYGTAAGMWFEEKEKVYISMPGVPYEMRGIMENEIIPRLMSNYSRPVILHKTVITYGMGESAIAEKIETWEENLPEDIKLAYLPGLGKVRLRLTAKGKDENHLRDLIDSQVTALYQFIGEFINGYEDDDPIEVVIGRMLVENNWSLSTAESCTGGRLASKFTRAPGSSASFKGSVVCYATQSKIDLLEVPEELIEKHSVVSAEVVKAMALGSRKKFQTEFAIATTGNAGPSKGDSDEDLGTVFIGIATPEGVEAYRYNFGNHREKVIGKSVNKAMELLQQSIIKFSKNI; this is encoded by the coding sequence ATGAGAGCTGAGATCATTACGATTGGGGATGAAATTCTCATCGGGCAGATTGTTGATACCAATTCAGCATATATCTCTAAAGAACTCAATAAGATAGGCGTAAGCGTTCATCAGATAACGTCCATCCAGGATGAGCGAAACCATATACTTCAAGCTTTGAAAGAGGCTTCAGAAAGAGCTGACATAATCATTGTCACCGGTGGCCTTGGCCCAACTAAAGATGATATTACCAAGAAATGTCTTTGCGAATTTTTTAATGATGATCTTGTTCGCAATGATTCAGTTTTAAAGCATATAGAACAGCTTTTTGACAAATACGTAGATACCCCAATTTCAGATCTTAATCGCGATCAGGCAATGTTGCCTTCCAAATCTATTGCGTTGCATAATGAATATGGAACGGCTGCGGGAATGTGGTTTGAAGAAAAAGAAAAGGTATACATATCTATGCCTGGTGTGCCCTACGAGATGCGTGGTATTATGGAGAATGAGATTATTCCCAGATTAATGAGTAATTATTCAAGACCTGTGATCCTGCACAAAACGGTAATCACCTATGGGATGGGGGAAAGTGCTATTGCTGAAAAAATAGAGACATGGGAAGAAAACCTTCCAGAAGATATTAAGCTTGCTTATTTGCCAGGCCTGGGTAAAGTTAGATTGCGATTAACTGCTAAAGGAAAAGACGAAAATCATTTAAGAGATCTTATAGATAGCCAGGTCACTGCACTTTATCAGTTTATTGGAGAGTTTATAAATGGTTATGAAGATGATGATCCCATTGAAGTGGTGATAGGCCGAATGCTTGTGGAGAACAACTGGAGTTTATCTACTGCTGAAAGTTGTACAGGAGGTCGTCTTGCTTCTAAATTTACCAGGGCACCAGGATCTTCGGCATCATTTAAAGGTAGTGTGGTTTGTTATGCTACCCAGTCAAAGATCGATCTTTTGGAAGTTCCGGAAGAATTGATAGAAAAGCATTCAGTAGTAAGTGCTGAAGTGGTGAAAGCTATGGCTTTGGGATCAAGAAAAAAATTTCAGACTGAATTTGCTATTGCTACTACCGGTAATGCCGGCCCTTCAAAAGGCGATAGTGATGAAGATCTGGGTACTGTTTTTATTGGAATAGCGACACCCGAAGGAGTGGAGGCTTACCGATACAATTTTGGAAATCATCGGGAGAAAGTGATTGGGAAATCGGTGAATAAGGCAATGGAATTACTTCAGCAAAGTATTATAAAATTCAGTAAGAATATTTGA
- the rpmB gene encoding 50S ribosomal protein L28, whose translation MSRVCELTGKRAMVGNNVSHAMNKTKRKFNANLVKKRFFLPEEDRWVTLKVCTSALKDINKKGISAVIKEAKAKGFLQK comes from the coding sequence ATGTCAAGAGTTTGTGAACTTACCGGGAAAAGAGCAATGGTTGGGAATAATGTTTCTCACGCCATGAATAAAACCAAACGTAAATTTAACGCCAATCTAGTTAAAAAACGTTTTTTTCTTCCTGAAGAAGACAGATGGGTAACACTTAAAGTGTGTACGTCTGCATTAAAAGATATCAATAAAAAAGGCATTTCTGCCGTAATTAAGGAAGCTAAAGCAAAAGGATTTCTTCAGAAATAA
- a CDS encoding 3'-5' exonuclease, with translation MDLKLTKPICFFDLETTGTNISKDRIVEIAILKVFPNGNKESHTWLVNPEREIPAEVIAIHGITNEKVANEPTFKELAQKIHDLIKGCDLGGYNSNRFDIPLLVEELLRADIDFEMKNVVAVDVQTIFHKKEQRTLSAAYQFYCGKELEGAHGAEADTEATYEVLKSQLDKYEDLENDMKWLADFSSRRKFADFAGFISFDKKGKEVFSFGKYKGKHVEQVLEDEPGYFGWIQNADFPLYTKKVLTAIKLRKLNNKLS, from the coding sequence ATGGATCTTAAGCTTACCAAACCTATTTGTTTCTTTGATCTTGAAACTACTGGTACCAATATTTCCAAGGATAGAATTGTTGAAATTGCTATTCTAAAAGTATTTCCCAATGGGAATAAGGAAAGTCATACCTGGCTTGTAAATCCTGAGAGGGAAATCCCTGCTGAGGTCATAGCTATTCATGGAATTACAAATGAGAAAGTAGCAAATGAACCTACTTTTAAGGAACTAGCTCAAAAAATTCATGATCTTATAAAGGGTTGTGACTTAGGTGGTTATAACTCTAATCGTTTTGATATTCCTCTTCTGGTGGAGGAATTGTTGCGTGCTGATATCGATTTTGAAATGAAGAATGTAGTTGCGGTGGATGTTCAAACGATCTTCCATAAAAAAGAGCAACGAACCTTATCTGCAGCCTATCAATTTTACTGCGGAAAGGAGCTGGAGGGTGCTCATGGGGCAGAAGCAGATACTGAAGCTACCTACGAGGTTCTAAAATCCCAGCTGGATAAATACGAAGATCTTGAAAATGATATGAAGTGGCTGGCAGATTTCAGTTCAAGGAGAAAATTCGCCGATTTTGCCGGATTTATAAGCTTTGATAAAAAAGGCAAGGAAGTCTTCTCTTTCGGGAAGTATAAAGGAAAGCATGTAGAGCAGGTGTTGGAGGATGAGCCGGGGTATTTTGGATGGATTCAGAATGCAGATTTCCCGTTATACACGAAAAAAGTACTTACCGCGATCAAACTTCGCAAACTCAATAATAAGCTTTCCTAA
- a CDS encoding Hpt domain-containing protein: protein MSSYNLDEVKEMAGGDDEFMLVVVQTFLEEIPPDVASMSEAVNNDNPSLAYQFAHKMKPNLQLFGLNLMEQIKIIEAWSKQGQRKEEVPGAVETIAKKVDVAAIALKRDFELE from the coding sequence ATGAGTAGTTATAATCTTGATGAAGTAAAAGAAATGGCAGGCGGGGATGATGAATTCATGCTTGTAGTGGTACAGACTTTCCTGGAAGAGATTCCTCCAGATGTGGCGTCTATGAGCGAAGCTGTAAATAATGATAACCCATCACTGGCTTACCAGTTTGCTCACAAAATGAAACCAAATCTTCAACTTTTTGGTTTGAATCTTATGGAACAAATAAAGATCATTGAAGCCTGGTCTAAACAAGGCCAGCGAAAAGAGGAAGTTCCGGGGGCTGTTGAGACAATCGCTAAAAAAGTCGATGTCGCGGCTATCGCCCTTAAACGCGATTTTGAGTTGGAATGA
- a CDS encoding amidase family protein — MKKLLLLLTAVAIISCKNDNTEKDSENLQVKSDSTNVEEIEYRQVDSRIIDNDSLWKPFEADLSEFSTEVYEEVKALVFEKTIPEIQKSINEEKLTYEEVALFYLTRIKEYDRDNEFSLNSVISLNPNLIREARERDQQKSDAANRHPIFGIPVLLKDNINTTSMPTTAGSFALQNNQTQDAFIVKQLKNNGALILGKANLSEWANFFCEGCPNGFSTVGGQTLNPYGRKVHDTGGSSSGSGVAVAANLAPIAVGSETSGSILSPASSNSVVGLKPTIGVLSRGGIVPISSTLDTPGPITKNVIDNAILMDAMKGVDNADPASKTAGSQNKIFYSNLEEGDLKGKRLGAIKALMEDSLYVRAINDLKNAGAEIVEFEAEDINLPNFRRLLNIDMKKDLPAYLKDYGGEVDYKNVQDVIAYNNEDSLNRAPYGQALFLGIVKDSASEKEFSAIKDTLKTNGTRFFEKPMKEHNLDAVLSINNFHAGYAAVAKYPAITIPMGYTSENKPMGLTMIGKPFSEEQLLQYAYIFEKATKRRKTPSAYNE; from the coding sequence ATGAAAAAACTTTTACTTCTTCTTACCGCTGTTGCTATTATCAGTTGTAAAAATGACAACACTGAAAAAGACTCTGAAAACTTGCAGGTTAAATCTGATTCAACTAACGTTGAAGAGATAGAATATCGTCAGGTAGATTCCAGGATCATCGATAACGATAGTCTCTGGAAACCATTTGAAGCAGATCTTTCAGAGTTTTCTACGGAAGTTTATGAAGAAGTGAAGGCATTGGTTTTTGAAAAAACGATTCCTGAAATTCAAAAATCTATAAATGAAGAAAAGCTTACCTATGAAGAAGTGGCTTTATTCTATTTAACAAGAATAAAAGAATACGATCGTGATAATGAATTTTCTTTGAATTCTGTGATCTCTTTAAATCCTAACTTAATAAGAGAAGCCAGGGAAAGAGATCAACAAAAAAGCGATGCTGCAAATCGTCATCCAATTTTTGGAATTCCCGTACTGTTAAAAGATAATATCAATACAACTTCGATGCCTACTACGGCAGGCTCTTTTGCACTTCAAAATAACCAGACCCAGGATGCTTTTATCGTAAAACAATTAAAGAATAATGGCGCTTTGATTCTAGGAAAAGCCAACTTAAGTGAATGGGCTAATTTCTTTTGTGAAGGCTGTCCTAATGGTTTTTCTACCGTTGGTGGCCAGACGCTGAATCCTTATGGGAGAAAAGTGCATGATACAGGGGGTTCCAGTTCTGGTAGCGGAGTAGCGGTAGCCGCAAATCTTGCTCCGATTGCAGTAGGATCTGAAACTTCAGGTTCCATCCTGTCTCCAGCAAGTTCAAATTCGGTGGTGGGATTAAAGCCAACGATCGGGGTTTTAAGCAGAGGCGGAATTGTCCCAATTTCGAGCACGCTGGACACTCCGGGACCCATAACAAAAAATGTGATAGATAACGCTATTTTAATGGATGCCATGAAGGGCGTCGATAATGCAGATCCAGCTTCCAAAACTGCAGGAAGTCAAAATAAAATTTTTTATTCTAACCTTGAAGAAGGCGATCTTAAAGGAAAGCGTCTGGGTGCGATCAAAGCTTTAATGGAAGATTCTCTTTATGTGAGAGCGATTAACGACCTTAAGAATGCCGGTGCAGAGATTGTTGAATTCGAAGCTGAAGATATAAACCTCCCAAACTTTCGGAGGCTTTTAAATATTGATATGAAAAAGGATCTTCCGGCTTATTTAAAGGATTATGGCGGGGAAGTGGATTATAAAAATGTACAGGATGTAATTGCTTATAACAATGAGGATTCTTTGAATAGGGCACCTTATGGTCAGGCATTATTTTTAGGGATTGTAAAAGATTCAGCTTCAGAAAAGGAATTTTCAGCAATTAAGGATACACTGAAAACCAACGGAACCCGTTTTTTTGAAAAACCAATGAAAGAACATAATCTGGATGCAGTTTTGTCTATCAATAATTTTCATGCGGGGTATGCTGCCGTAGCTAAATATCCGGCGATCACAATTCCTATGGGATATACTTCTGAAAATAAACCTATGGGATTAACCATGATAGGAAAACCATTTTCTGAAGAACAATTACTTCAATATGCCTATATTTTTGAAAAAGCTACCAAGAGAAGAAAAACCCCTTCGGCATATAATGAGTAG
- a CDS encoding dihydrolipoamide acetyltransferase family protein: protein MAKFELKLPKMGESVAEATITSWLKEVGDTIEMDEPVLEIATDKVDSEVPSEVDGKLVEKLFEADDVVKVGQTIAIIETDGEVEGGTDDAENENDELAEAAEVAETVETAKSTASSETTEDYSDSSRFYSPLVKNIAKEEGISLSELEGIEGTGKEGRVTKNDILGYVENRGAQPGKSQASKGKSIDTKGMEAGVSNQPEPVVSGEDEIIEMSRMGKMIAHHMVDSVQKSAHVQSFIEVDVTNIWNWRNKHKADFQKKEGEKLTFTPIFMEAVAKAIRDFPMINISVNEDATKVIKKKNINLGMAAALPDGNLIVPVIKNADRLNLVGMAKAVNDLANRARQNKLKPDDIQGGTYTVTNVGTFGSIMGTPIINQPQVGILALGAIRKMPAVIETPDGDFIGIRYKMILSHSYDHRVVNGALGGQFVQRVAQYLEDFDKNREL from the coding sequence ATGGCAAAATTTGAATTAAAGTTACCCAAGATGGGTGAAAGTGTTGCTGAAGCAACTATAACTAGCTGGCTTAAAGAAGTTGGGGATACGATAGAAATGGATGAACCGGTTCTTGAAATCGCTACAGATAAAGTGGATAGCGAGGTGCCAAGTGAGGTTGATGGTAAGCTGGTTGAAAAACTCTTTGAAGCAGATGATGTTGTAAAAGTTGGGCAAACTATTGCCATCATAGAAACTGATGGTGAAGTTGAAGGTGGGACAGATGATGCTGAAAATGAAAATGATGAACTAGCTGAAGCTGCCGAGGTAGCAGAAACTGTAGAAACTGCAAAATCGACTGCATCTTCTGAAACTACAGAAGATTATTCAGATTCTTCCAGGTTTTATTCTCCTTTGGTTAAGAACATAGCTAAAGAAGAAGGAATCTCTTTATCAGAGTTAGAAGGTATAGAAGGAACAGGAAAAGAAGGTCGTGTTACTAAAAACGATATTCTTGGATATGTAGAGAATAGAGGTGCCCAGCCAGGTAAATCACAGGCTTCTAAAGGAAAATCTATTGATACTAAAGGAATGGAAGCTGGTGTTTCCAACCAGCCAGAGCCTGTAGTGAGTGGAGAAGATGAGATCATAGAGATGAGCAGAATGGGTAAAATGATCGCTCACCATATGGTAGATAGCGTTCAAAAATCTGCCCACGTTCAGTCTTTTATAGAAGTTGATGTGACCAATATCTGGAACTGGAGAAATAAGCATAAAGCTGATTTTCAGAAAAAGGAAGGTGAAAAACTTACTTTCACGCCAATTTTTATGGAAGCAGTGGCAAAGGCGATCAGGGATTTCCCTATGATCAACATTTCGGTGAATGAAGATGCTACGAAAGTGATCAAAAAGAAAAATATCAATCTGGGAATGGCAGCAGCACTACCAGATGGTAACTTAATTGTTCCGGTAATTAAGAATGCAGACAGGCTGAACCTTGTTGGAATGGCTAAGGCGGTAAATGATCTTGCAAATCGTGCGAGACAGAATAAACTGAAGCCAGACGATATTCAGGGCGGAACGTATACGGTTACTAATGTAGGTACCTTTGGAAGTATCATGGGAACTCCAATTATTAATCAGCCTCAGGTTGGTATTCTGGCTTTGGGGGCTATTAGAAAGATGCCTGCGGTAATTGAAACACCAGATGGTGATTTTATAGGGATTCGTTACAAGATGATCCTTTCTCATAGCTATGATCATAGAGTGGTCAATGGTGCTTTGGGAGGGCAATTTGTTCAAAGAGTAGCTCAATACCTTGAAGATTTTGACAAGAACAGGGAGCTATAA